One Trichoderma asperellum chromosome 5, complete sequence genomic region harbors:
- a CDS encoding uncharacterized protein (EggNog:ENOG41~TransMembrane:9 (i21-44o64-86i93-114o129-152i199-219o225-246i267-288o300-321i328-350o)) codes for MPLRRFTSSSRRLLAPPIQTAPFKYLLIVPVVLSVATFAALFASSDVDIALLWSQCNAHARIPGLSHIPLLGTPACFLVSFFHSALDSLRSRAVMGVILAYVGALATVCTVESARRCNRPSALIAKPTLWWLVFNLLGGAMVWQLVIVPAFLHRAKALVLAAQAGEDGGRDEDETGVSADSDALNAKEQGRTLPDSEAVAIPIAVAVGYYLPSVLMLVYNSPVVITIWLFFPAYVSLVRQGVRYIIQRIRRVGPTDIHHESHWQSVALVYTLPIVLSIAAHLFVLWNLAQRDDRKELTKLTVSFIEIDFQFIAWTVLYWVFVEVGWRVPLSMIAISILAGPGAGTCLGWLHRETLLKEGFAGRSDGSSVDDERGVGEEEPLLR; via the coding sequence ATGCCCCTGCGCCGCTTCACCTCCTCGTCGAGGCGGCTCCTCGCGCCGCCCATCCAAACGGCGCCCTTCAAATACCTCCTCATCGTCCCCGTCGTGCTCTCCGTCGCCACCTTTGCCGCGCTCTTCGCCAGCTCCGACGTCGACATCGCCCTGCTCTGGTCGCAATGCAACGCCCACGCGCGCATCCCGGGCCTCAGCCACATCCCGCTGCTGGGCACGCCGGCCTGCTTCCTCGTCAGCTTCTTCCACAGCGCGCTCGACTCGCTGCGGTCCAGGGCCGTCATGGGCGTCATTCTGGCCTACGTCGGCGCGCTGGCCACGGTGTGCACCGTCGAGTCGGCCAGGCGCTGCAACAGGCCCAGCGCGCTGATTGCGAAGCCCACACTGTGGTGGCTGGTGTTCAACCTGCTGGGCGGCGCCATGGTCTGGCAGCTGGTGATTGTGCCGGCGTTTCTGCACAGGGCCAAGGCGCTGGTGTTGGCGGCGCAGGCgggcgaggatggcggcCGTGATGAGGACGAGACCGGCGTGTCTGCGGACTCTGATGCCCTCAATGCCAAGGAGCAGGGCCGCACGCTTCCCGACTCCGAGGCGGTGGCCATCCCCATCGCCGTTGCGGTTGGCTACTACCTCCCGTCCGTTCTCATGCTGGTGTACAACTCTCCGGTCGTCATCACCAtctggctcttcttcccGGCCTACGTCTCGCTCGTGCGTCAGGGCGTGCGCTACATTATCCAGAGGATACGCCGCGTTGGGCCTACAGACATCCATCACGAGTCGCACTGGCAGAGCGTGGCCCTTGTTTACACGCTGCCCATCGTCCTCTCCATTGCCGCGCACCTGTTTGTCCTTTGGAATCTTGCTCAGCGTGATGACCGCAAGGAGCTGACCAAGCTGACGGTGAGCTTCATCGAGATCGACTTCCAGTTCATTGCCTGGACCGTCTTGTATTGGGTTTTTGTCGAGGTAGGGTGGCGGGTGCCGCTCAGCATGATTGCGATTTCGATCCTGGCCGGGCCTGGCGCGGGAACTTGCTTGGGGTGGTTGCATCGTGAGACGCTGCTCAAGGAGGGCTTTGCAGGGCGCTCTGATGGGTCttctgttgatgatgagcgTGGTGTAGGCGAAGAGGAACCACTcctgagatga
- a CDS encoding uncharacterized protein (TransMembrane:3 (o766-785i1191-1212o1224-1249i)~EggNog:ENOG41), whose product MARGGGGGPMRRASASLALDLPAPPPARRRSGRTKTPSIFTDTDDTDLKPRVSERFSEKPGTGTGESHNQQPRTRFTIDPEGELTHDETSVDVVTVPCPGGHPLRSWNRDGLMGRYFGAPSMRDAEVNEVERQGPSWVRQGIRREANRARILLYEHPEVVDGMTLNKLAIALLDELKELRTREKQQERPLLFIGHSIGGLVVKMALVRASRDAKYEGILRECYGVAFFGTPHQGSSYFAMPTLASSIQHLLQLSAPLPASLTDDLRMGNHLLLHVDEDFKIVSDDLRVWTFYETIDSRLSANSGDIYFTAPLTSIKSAILGMRQERIFPLQGDHANIASFGRHNVHTLRLFLRQLAEYIEKADSNAREDARAGKWMLNLEQKVTVEVHGFFDDAGIDDGTVRAWSTRLPLREFLNKGPEACLSERLNESEVPPEEGRFLAMRGRTGLVDMDGPPEAVSFPPDPLTVKNALGINQDMMPSVDHTARPSSVLPVPPSPIILPVDSPISRPRKSTESAPSAMRSRSTAGPLTPPSRPISLPPQQTSPFRKPSPLMRASLDQELAIDRLSPPLRGRVGRSFSRSMSLDSDIGGTSSPPRYRGFPPLSPRSRSTFDRALVGDENDSDDDGDEGGLEGSPKLPESVLAIRKMAKERGHRPSETVIVDDGMVVHTAFIKPEAKARKFVWIHLPFNNPTWVTAVLQTLQVSYQRDFSALSNHDFWVRRHTRGRHSQHYAHFAKPGCYFTAPRTLSPRTHSVTSRSLSPPSEDDQMYVCLFLPYLHFDSYKRLIRRRELIAKRLAHGRARPVPESVAKSDSLELQVVWEFLGHDPPINCRRTLDQYGYPSIRDTRSRDDDQMLYKLTKERYYDVAEYRGLYNQTSGSGSASGESSNKSGNGSGTGSGNVGGSRTGSWREKLNKQNGGENGDEEAEKDVLNGNVLMVDQLWIWTISTHTLLSFFPKRESDPIEGPLYQQADLRDSIFNDVNVDLTRLCDTSFDLAALAALHAVSVLLDRSSHPDLEVFRIFEEAISVLTEKLTTSLKEFRSEGFRDKAFDYEPVENKARSIRERHKQEGRRAEQENRDNTSALLELRDIEDELATLLGLFERQTKVISAMHTIYNRPEMRAHTVHGRGFLVEALKRLGEYIQVTEEMIRRVKNTRDEYDKLLQMVQRQAQVDEVRLSRLHADLASAQSRSVLIFTTFTVIFLPLQFFTGIFGMNTQEWAGGDNLPLRTIAVIGIPASVALIVVTLIVAWSTNARRFFKWIGRQYGGALRFFYEIFGKPVAQWTMKYMDDVAARRGGKRRQGGPGRGEDRAPNGSLSTETSDFWERHRLERERGYQIPEVNKAPASRAKGGAKLRKSQRG is encoded by the exons ATGGCTcgtggcggtggcggcggcccgATGCGGCGGGCCTCTGCCAGCCTTGCGCTGGACTtgcctgctcctcctcctgcgcGAAGGAGATCGGGCAGAACAAAAACACCAAGTATATTTACGGATACCGACGACACCGACTTGAAACCCAGAGTTAGCGAGAGATTTTCTGAGAAGCCAGGAACGGGAACGGGAGAGAGCCATAACCAGCAGCCGAGGACTCGCTTTACCATTGATCCTGAGGGCGAACTTACACACGATGAGACGAGCGTTGATGTCGTCACGGTGCCGTGCCCGGGTGGGCATCCCCTGCGCAGCTGGAATCGAGATGGCCTTATGGGACGGTACTTTGGTGCACCGTCAATGCGGGATGCCGAAGTCAATGAGGTGGAGCGGCAGGGCCCGTCGTGGGTGAGGCAAGGCATTCGACGAGAGGCCAATAGGGCGAGGATCCTGCTATACGAGCACCCGGAGGTTGTGGATGGCATGACGCTGAACAAACTGGCTATTGCGCTTCTGGATGAGCTCAAGGAGTTGAGGACGAGGGAGAAGCAACAGGAGAGGCCGCTGTTGTTTATTGGGCACAGCATTGGTGGGCtggtggtgaagatggcgtTGGTGCGGGCGAGCAGAGACGCAAAGTATGAGGGGATACTGAGGGAATGTTATGGGGTTGCTTTCTTTG GAACGCCGCATCAGGGGTCCAGCTACTTTGCCATGCCCACTCTCGCGTCGAGCATCCAGCATCTACTACAGCTATCAGCTCCCCTGCCGGCCTCTCTCACGGACGATTTACGTATGGGAAACCATCTACTTCTCCATGTAGACGAAGACTTTAAAATCGTATCAGACGACCTTCGTGTATGGACTTTTTACGAGACAATCGACTCTCGACTGTCGGCCAACTCGGGAGACATCTACTTCACGGCTCCCCTGACATCCATCAAGTCGGCCATTCTGGGAATGCGTCAAGAGCGCATTTTCCCCTTGCAAGGCGACCATGCCAACATTGCGTCGTTTGGGAGGCACAACGTGCACACCCTGCGACTATTCCTACGACAATTGGCGGAGTATATCGAAAAGGCAGATTCCAATGCCCGAGAGGATGCGAGGGCGGGGAAATGGATGCTCAACTTGGAGCAGAAGGTGACGGTGGAGGTTCATGGCTTTTTCGATGACGCGGGGATAGATGATGGGACCGTGAGGGCCTGGTCAACGAGGCTGCCGCTGAGGGAGTTTCTGAATAAAGGTCCCGAGGCCTGTCTGAGCGAGAGGCTGAATGAGTCGGAAGTGCCGCCTGAGGAGGGAAGATTCCTGGCTATGAGAGGGCGGACAGGCTTGGTGGACATGGATGGACCACCAGAGGCTGTTTCCTTTCCCCCGGATCCATTGACGGTGAAGAATGCTCTGGGGATTAATCAAGATATGATGCCTTCAGTTGATCACACTGCTAGACCTTCTTCAGTGTTGCCAGTGCCACCGTCGCCCATCATTCTACCAGTTGACTCTCCCatttcaaggccaaggaagagTACGGAATCTGCACCGTCAGCAATGCGTTCACGTTCCACAGCTGGGCCATTGACACCTCCTTCTCGGCccatctctcttcctcctcagcaaACGTCACCTTTTCGGAAACCCTCGCCCCTTATGCGTGCGAGCTTGGATCAGGAGCTTGCTATAGATCGTCTTTCACCACCCTTACGAGGCCGCGTAGGGCGATCCTTCAGCCGGTCTATGAGTCTTGACAGTGACATTGGCGGCACATCATCTCCCCCTCGGTATCGTGGCTTTCCTCCTTTATCGCCGCGAAGTCGAAGTACGTTTGACAGGGCTCTTGTTGGAGATGAGAATGAtagcgatgacgatggcgatgagggtGGATTGGAGGGATCTCCGAAGCTACCCGAGAGCGTTCTTGCGATtcggaagatggcgaagGAGAGGGGCCATAGGCCGAGCGAAACTGTGATTGTGGACGATGGAATGGTGGTTCATACTGCGTTTATAAAGCCAGAAGCCAAGGCGAGGAAGTTTGTTTGGATTCATTTGCCTTTTAACAATCCCACCTGGGTGACT GCTGTACTTCAGACGCTTCAGGTTTCCTACCAGAGGGACTTTTCAGCTCTGTCGAATCACGATTTCTGGGTGAGGAGGCATACGCGTGGAAGACACTCGCAGCATTATGCACATTTTGCAAAGCCGGGATGTTACTTTACAGCACCTCGAACGT tatctCCGAGGACTCATTCGGTAACCAGCCGCTCCCTTTCTCCGCCTAGTGAGGATGACCAGATGTATGTCTGTCTATTTCTTCCGTATCTACACTTTGACTCGTACAAGAGACTCATTCGCCGGCGCGAACTTATTGCGAAGCGCTTGGCTCATGGAAGGGCAAGGCCAGTCCCCGAGTCTGTTGCCAAGTCGGACTCTCTGGAGCTACAGGTTGTTTGGGAGTTTCTAGGGCATGACCCACCAATCAACTGTCGGCGTACGCTGGATCAATATGGATACCCGTCGATCAGGGATACACGGTCTCGAGATGACGACCAAATGCTGTACAAGTTGACAAAGGAAAGATATTACGACGTGGCCGAATACAGGGGGTTGTATAACCAGACTTCGGGCAGCGGCTCGGCATCAGGAGAGAGTAGTAATAAGAGCGGGAATGGAAGCGGGACTGGAAGCGGTAATGTTGGCGGGAGCAGAACAGGAAGCTGGAGGGAAAAGTTGAATAAACAAAATGGCGGCGAAAacggagatgaagaggctgagaaggacGTCCTTAATGGGAACGTGCTGATGGTGGACCAGCTGTGGATCTGGACTATTTCAACGC ATACACTGCTTTCGTTCTTCCCCAAGCGTGAAAGCGATCCTATCGAAGGGCCACTGTATCAACAGGCAGATCTGCGCGATAGCATCTTCAACGATGTCAATGTAGATCTCACACGCCTCTGTGATACCTCTTTTGACCTAGCGGCACTGGCAGCTCTGCATGCAGTGAGCGTTCTTCTTGACCGGTCTTCTCATCCTGATTTGGAGGTCTTTCGCATCTTTGAAGAAGCCATCAGCGTTTTG ACTGAGAAACTTACAACATCCCTCAAGGAGTTCCGCTCAGAAGGATTTCGTGACAAGGCTTTTGATTATGAACCTGTCGAGAATAAAGCTCGCTCGATTCGGGAGCGCCACAAACAGGAGGGTCGACGAGCCGAACAGGAGAATAGGGATAACACTTCGGCCCTGCTAGAGCTGCGAGATATTGAGGACGAATTGGCGACTCTGCTGGGTCTCTTTGAGAGACAGACCAAAGTGATCTCAGCGATGCACACCATCTACAATCGCCCCGAGATGAGAGCCCACACGGTCCATGGAAGAGGGTTTCTCGTTGAGGCTCTGAAGCGGCTGGGGGAGTATATCCAAGTGACAGAGGAAATGATTCGACGGGTGAAGAACACGAGGGATGAATAcgacaagctgctgcaaatGGTGCAACGCCAAGCGCAAGTTGACGAGGTGCGACTCAGCAGACTTCACGCCGATTTGGCCAGCGCACAGAGTCGGAGCGTATTGATCTTTACGACCTTTACTGTCATATTCTTGCCGTTGCAATTCTTCACAGGTATATTCGGCATGAATACGCAAGAATGGGCTGGGGGCGACAACTTACCGCTGCGGACGATTGCTGTGATTGGCATCCCGGCGAGCGTGGCCCTGATCGTGGTGACTCTCATCGTTGCGTGGAGCACCAATGCGCGACGGTTCTTCAAGTGGATCGGGAGACAGTACGGAGGGGCGCTGCGCTTCTTTTACGAGATCTTTGGGAAGCCCGTGGCGCAGTGGACGATGAAGTATATGGATGATGTGGCGGCGAGGAGGGGAGGGAAACGCAGGCAAGGAGGGCCTGGGAGAGGTGAGGACAGAGCTCCGAATGGTAGTTTGAGCACGGAGACGAGCGATTTCTGGGAGAGGCATCGattggagagggagaggggtTATCAGATCCCGGAGGTGAATAAGGCGCCGGCGAGTAGGGCGAAGGGAGGGGCGAAGTTGAGGAAGAGTCAGAGGGGGTGA